A region from the Algoriphagus machipongonensis genome encodes:
- the lptB gene encoding LPS export ABC transporter ATP-binding protein, with protein sequence MLLKADNLVKIYKGRRVVNDISVEVEQGEIVGLLGPNGAGKTTSFYMIVGLVQPNEGKIYLDKDNITSLPMYKRAKLGIGYLAQEASVFRKLSVEENIMAVLEMTKMPKQERKEKVESLLEEFSLTHVRKNLGMVLSGGERRRTEIARALAVDPKFVLLDEPFAGVDPIAVEEIQTIVAKLKNKNIGILITDHNVNETLSITDRAYLMFEGKLLKAGTAEELAADEQVRKVYLGSQFELKRKIFN encoded by the coding sequence ATGCTGCTAAAAGCCGATAACCTAGTCAAAATATACAAAGGTCGCCGTGTGGTGAATGATATTTCTGTGGAAGTGGAGCAAGGAGAGATCGTAGGTCTTTTGGGGCCAAATGGAGCAGGGAAAACCACTTCTTTTTATATGATTGTGGGGCTTGTTCAGCCAAATGAAGGGAAAATATATCTGGATAAGGATAATATTACCAGCCTTCCCATGTACAAAAGAGCAAAGCTTGGAATAGGCTATTTGGCACAGGAGGCTTCTGTATTTAGAAAATTATCGGTAGAAGAAAATATCATGGCTGTTTTGGAGATGACCAAAATGCCCAAACAGGAAAGAAAGGAAAAAGTAGAAAGTTTGCTGGAGGAATTTAGCTTAACCCATGTGAGAAAAAACTTGGGGATGGTATTGTCTGGGGGAGAAAGAAGAAGGACAGAAATAGCTAGAGCTTTGGCTGTAGATCCTAAATTCGTTCTATTGGATGAGCCTTTTGCCGGAGTAGATCCGATTGCTGTAGAAGAAATTCAAACGATTGTTGCTAAATTAAAGAATAAGAACATCGGGATTTTAATAACTGACCACAATGTCAATGAAACGCTTTCTATCACAGACAGGGCATATTTGATGTTTGAAGGGAAATTATTAAAAGCAGGTACTGCGGAAGAACTTGCTGCTGATGAACAAGTAAGAAAAGTGTATTTGGGAAGTCAATTTGAGCTAAAAAGAAAAATTTTTAATTAA
- a CDS encoding FAD-dependent oxidoreductase translates to MKKNEITILGAGLIGSLMAIYLKRHGLDVTVYDKRPDKRKTPYDEGGRSINMALSHRGWKSLEQVGLKDKVLPLAIPMYGRKIHDEHGGTTFIPYGTEEQAIYSISRGKFNQLLAEEGERLGAHFEFEYKCQEVDFSDQVISFETPAGEKKLQAPVIVGADGAYSALRLSMQKQIRFNYKQEYISHGYKELTIPATKDGEFAMDPNALHIWPRGKFMLIALPNPDKSFTCTLFLPFEGTKVCFDKIRDEKDLKSVFKNYFDDAYQLMPKVAEEFFKNPTSALVNVECYPWVQGNSLLIGDASHAMVPFYGQGMNCGFEDCFILNELIEKLGTNSWDLVFEKFQKVRKRDTDAICQLAMENFVEMRDSVADPKFILRKKIEAKLHELYPNDWIPLYTMVTFSDISYSEAYAQGKLQEEIMDRVMRDPLITENWNKLDYEEIIFQMETAKAV, encoded by the coding sequence ATGAAAAAGAATGAAATCACCATACTGGGAGCAGGATTAATTGGCTCATTAATGGCCATCTACCTGAAGCGTCACGGACTGGATGTAACTGTCTACGACAAACGCCCGGATAAGCGAAAAACTCCTTATGATGAAGGAGGAAGATCAATCAACATGGCTTTGAGCCACCGAGGTTGGAAAAGCCTGGAGCAGGTTGGTCTAAAAGACAAAGTTCTTCCGCTGGCAATCCCGATGTATGGAAGAAAAATACACGATGAACATGGAGGCACCACCTTTATTCCCTACGGAACGGAGGAGCAAGCCATTTATTCAATTTCGCGTGGTAAGTTCAATCAGTTATTGGCTGAAGAAGGTGAGCGATTAGGTGCTCATTTTGAATTTGAGTATAAATGCCAAGAGGTAGATTTTTCTGATCAGGTAATCTCTTTTGAAACTCCTGCCGGCGAGAAAAAATTACAAGCCCCTGTCATTGTAGGAGCTGATGGTGCCTATTCAGCATTAAGGCTTTCCATGCAAAAGCAAATTCGCTTTAATTACAAGCAAGAGTATATCTCGCATGGATATAAGGAATTAACAATTCCAGCTACTAAAGATGGTGAGTTTGCCATGGACCCGAATGCTCTGCATATTTGGCCAAGAGGTAAATTCATGCTGATTGCCTTACCTAATCCAGATAAGTCATTCACTTGTACTTTATTTCTCCCATTTGAAGGGACAAAAGTATGCTTTGACAAAATCCGGGATGAAAAAGACCTTAAAAGTGTTTTCAAAAATTACTTTGACGACGCTTACCAGTTAATGCCTAAGGTAGCCGAGGAGTTTTTCAAAAACCCTACCTCTGCATTGGTCAATGTGGAATGCTATCCATGGGTTCAAGGTAATAGCCTCTTAATTGGTGATGCCTCTCATGCGATGGTACCATTCTATGGTCAAGGTATGAACTGTGGCTTCGAAGATTGCTTTATCTTAAATGAGCTCATCGAAAAACTAGGAACCAATAGCTGGGACTTGGTATTTGAAAAATTCCAGAAGGTCAGAAAAAGAGATACGGATGCGATCTGCCAGCTTGCTATGGAGAATTTTGTAGAGATGCGTGATTCCGTAGCAGACCCTAAGTTTATTTTAAGAAAGAAAATTGAAGCCAAGCTTCATGAGCTTTATCCAAACGATTGGATTCCGTTATATACTATGGTGACTTTTTCTGACATTAGTTATTCTGAAGCTTATGCTCAAGGAAAACTACAGGAAGAAATTATGGACCGCGTGATGAGAGATCCTCTCATTACTGAAAATTGGAATAAACTCGATTATGAGGAAATCATCTTTCAGATGGAAACAGCAAAAGCGGTCTAA
- a CDS encoding M23 family metallopeptidase — protein MVEKSMFGSKIGLLLLFFLSAHFPILAQKNIKIYTEEDNNLIKLYADNMEYSPISMDLVLDLDNFKAADGENQSFTLPARSTKFLLTELEISDRRKVSKFSYNFKTWFGPKELIDENPDFEYSLPFESGKSFILSQGYDGKLSHKGQNELDFTMPIGTIVTAIRDGVVIDFVEENDRGCPTEDCKKLNNYILVYQSDGTLAEYVHLKKDGVDVEIGDEIEQGQAIGFSGNTGYSSGPHLHISVFQFREGRKVTFPTKFKVANEEQAIFLEEGNFYEK, from the coding sequence GTGGTAGAGAAATCAATGTTTGGAAGCAAAATAGGTTTGTTGCTCCTCTTTTTCCTTTCTGCCCATTTCCCCATTCTTGCTCAGAAGAATATCAAGATTTACACTGAAGAAGATAATAATCTCATCAAGCTATATGCTGATAACATGGAGTATTCTCCCATCAGCATGGACTTGGTTTTGGATCTGGATAATTTTAAAGCTGCTGATGGAGAGAACCAATCTTTTACTCTTCCTGCTAGGTCCACGAAGTTTCTGTTAACGGAACTGGAGATTTCCGATCGAAGGAAAGTATCCAAGTTTTCTTACAATTTTAAAACCTGGTTTGGGCCAAAAGAATTGATAGATGAAAACCCTGACTTTGAGTATTCTTTGCCTTTTGAGTCTGGTAAAAGTTTTATTTTATCCCAAGGTTATGACGGTAAACTTTCTCATAAGGGGCAAAATGAGTTAGATTTCACTATGCCCATTGGTACCATAGTTACTGCCATCCGAGATGGGGTGGTCATAGATTTTGTAGAGGAGAATGATCGGGGATGTCCTACGGAGGATTGTAAGAAGTTAAACAATTACATCTTGGTGTATCAGAGTGATGGCACGCTCGCTGAATATGTTCATTTAAAAAAGGATGGAGTTGATGTTGAAATTGGAGATGAGATTGAGCAAGGCCAAGCCATAGGTTTCAGTGGCAACACCGGCTATAGCTCAGGACCTCATTTACATATTTCTGTTTTCCAATTTCGTGAGGGAAGGAAAGTTACTTTCCCTACCAAATTCAAGGTAGCAAATGAAGAGCAAGCGATTTTTTTGGAGGAGGGCAATTTCTATGAGAAATAA
- a CDS encoding GH3 auxin-responsive promoter family protein has translation MEVLNSFMSWIFKNRLGQIENFKNHPIQVQDTIFFELIKAGKETEFGKEYNFNSIRNYDDFARQVPILDYEGIKPYIDKTMKGNQGVLWNSDIEWFAKSSGTTSSRSKYIPVTTECLEECHYKGGKDLVSLYIANYPNSRLFAGKSLTIGGTLEKNPLNPQGTAKAGDISAVIMQNLPIWAQFVRTPSLETALMSEWEAKIDKMARETMNEDVTCIAGVPTWTIVLIQKIMEIKKANNILEVWPNLEVFFHGAVAFGPYRSLFKELIPSSRMRYVETYNASEGFFGIQDQANSEELLLLLDYGIFYEFIPMEEWEKENPKVVPLAGVEVDKNYAMVITTNGGLWRYKIGDTVKFTSTTPYRFKITGRTKHFINAFGEEVIVENAERAIQFAAEHTGATISNFTAAPVYFENSESKGAHEWLIEFHKGPSDCNKFNSLLDKHLREINSDYDAKRYKDLALTAPVIHHAPHGLFDLWLGEKGKLGGQHKVPRLSNNREYLDEILKLMESVNSVKN, from the coding sequence ATGGAAGTCCTTAATTCTTTTATGTCCTGGATTTTTAAAAACCGCTTGGGGCAAATCGAAAATTTCAAGAACCACCCGATTCAGGTTCAGGACACTATATTTTTTGAATTAATAAAAGCTGGAAAAGAGACAGAGTTCGGTAAAGAGTATAATTTTAATTCTATTCGCAATTACGATGATTTTGCGAGGCAAGTCCCAATTTTGGATTATGAAGGGATCAAGCCTTACATAGATAAAACCATGAAAGGAAACCAAGGGGTTCTTTGGAATTCGGACATAGAATGGTTTGCTAAATCTTCAGGAACTACCTCATCAAGAAGTAAATATATTCCAGTCACCACCGAATGTCTGGAAGAATGTCATTATAAAGGGGGGAAGGATTTGGTTTCACTTTATATAGCCAATTACCCAAATTCTAGACTTTTTGCAGGAAAAAGCCTCACTATAGGAGGGACTTTAGAAAAGAATCCTCTAAATCCACAAGGAACTGCTAAAGCTGGTGATATTTCCGCAGTGATCATGCAAAACCTTCCTATTTGGGCTCAGTTTGTAAGGACTCCTTCCTTGGAGACGGCACTTATGAGCGAGTGGGAGGCAAAGATCGATAAGATGGCCAGAGAGACCATGAATGAAGATGTAACCTGTATTGCAGGAGTTCCCACCTGGACTATCGTCTTGATCCAAAAGATCATGGAAATCAAAAAGGCCAATAACATATTGGAAGTATGGCCAAATTTGGAAGTTTTTTTCCATGGTGCCGTCGCGTTTGGTCCTTATCGTAGTCTTTTCAAAGAATTAATTCCTTCCTCAAGAATGCGGTATGTAGAAACCTACAATGCCTCGGAAGGCTTTTTTGGAATTCAAGATCAAGCTAATTCAGAGGAGCTTTTACTGCTTTTGGATTATGGTATTTTCTACGAATTTATTCCCATGGAAGAATGGGAGAAAGAAAACCCCAAAGTGGTACCATTGGCGGGTGTGGAAGTAGATAAGAATTATGCTATGGTCATTACTACGAATGGTGGACTATGGAGATATAAAATTGGCGATACGGTTAAGTTTACTTCGACTACCCCTTATCGATTTAAAATCACAGGCAGGACCAAGCATTTTATCAATGCATTTGGAGAAGAAGTGATCGTAGAAAACGCAGAAAGAGCAATACAGTTTGCAGCTGAGCATACCGGTGCCACGATATCTAATTTTACAGCTGCCCCAGTTTATTTTGAGAATTCTGAATCAAAAGGAGCTCATGAATGGCTAATAGAATTTCATAAGGGCCCCTCTGATTGTAATAAATTCAATTCCTTACTCGATAAGCATTTAAGAGAAATCAATTCTGATTACGATGCCAAAAGGTATAAGGATTTAGCTTTGACTGCGCCTGTAATTCATCATGCTCCTCATGGTCTTTTTGATCTTTGGTTAGGAGAAAAAGGCAAACTTGGAGGCCAACACAAAGTGCCTAGACTTTCGAATAATAGGGAGTATTTGGATGAAATTCTGAAATTGATGGAAAGTGTAAATTCCGTAAAAAATTAA